Below is a window of Pocillopora verrucosa isolate sample1 chromosome 6, ASM3666991v2, whole genome shotgun sequence DNA.
tatgagGAGCCTATGACTCGCATAAGCCTCTCAGTTTCCTTACGagtttgttaaaagaaaaaattggcatCTAGCAAGAATCTTCATTATGGgtgatttttgacttatttgaacgtgaaaataaatggaaataatatattagcataAGCTATTCAGTGAACATtgtaataagccagttgatcatttcttattccttttggcggtcttatcttacaggtagAGTGTGGTCACCTTTTTCCTTATtatgatcgtgaatttgacatggagacagaaAACGTAAACTGCGGTTTGCCGCTAGATATCAGTATATTTCCAATATGTTGCTGAAAGATGattaattactaagaaaatgaCTCTACCTCATAAAAATTGATCCCGTGCAGGAATTTCCCGGCAAATAACCCTCCTTTATACTTTTACCTCCTTAATACTCtcgtttttaggctaaatccatgtTGAGTTCCCGATCAgataaatagtttttaatttttaatttagcacgttcgacacctATTTTTCTCAGAGGTGAGTTAAAGTGCAAgcatgtagtacttttcatcttccgcactgaatttgtaatcagATAACTTATACGACTAGCAtgtagctcttttaggggcggtaccttgggtacgccctttcttttCCGAATTTTGTGTATATTCTGCAGTTATGCAACAGCCTTGAAGgactattttctattttctataaATTTAAAGGCTTTCTTTTGGCTAGTAAGTTGATCAAAACGCGAATCAATTTTGTTGCTTAGAGATAACCCTTAACGTATAAAAATCAGATGATGACTAAGCCAATGTGGGACTATATGAACTATTACAAATTTATCGACACCATGatgtcttggaaaaaaattatatataagGCTGATGTAAGTagtaaactttttcaaatagGAATGTGGATGTATTTACTGTAATTGTCATTGAGTGAGtacatgtattttaaatttttagagaTAGAGAACTCTCCTTCGTAAGAAGTGACTCGCGCGTCCACATCTCGGTTTTATGAAACGATTCACCGCAACACACAAGTATATCTCGAGTTAATATCCTCTGCGAGCTCTTTTGTGAACCGAGTTATCGAAAACAGCTTACGCTTTCGTGCAAAATCgagaaaaaaacctaatttcGGGAAATAACTTTAAAGGCCATTGTATTCGACGAAAAAgtacacaaaaataaaagaacttgaTTAAAGCTATGACGTCTTTTGGAACAACAACACAAGAGGGGCCACTATTTTAACaactttttaattcaattttgtctCACCCAAGAATTGAAAAGagttttacatatttattttaactttgGAGCTGATTTCATAATTTTGTCATGAATATTTATTAGTCATGATCGAGATCCGTCGCCATAGTCTTTTTAAAAGTACAGCGTTGAAAAGCCAGGTAAAGGCGAGTTTGTTTCGCTTTGAAAAGGCAAAAGCATCACCTGCATGTCTCGTAACTAATGAAGAACATTCGAATGAGGTCTGATTAGCTTTTatattcatattctctataATCCGGGCTCTTTCGTCTAGTCTCAacgagtccggataatcgaggttcgactgtacaaCTATAATATTATGCATAGTGAATTACTTTCTAAATATGAACTTGACTTTTACTTAAGAGTTTCATGTGATAAGAGATAGAagcatttagtttttttataaGAATTCAATTGATAGAACTTGGAAATGAAATAAGTTTATACAATAGATGAAAGTTCATTAAGGACAGCAAGAaagtagttttgaattttttcaaaatttttttaatgttctctTGTTTATTATATCTGGTCTCAATACTGAATCTTTCCTGTCCTTTTTTTAGAGTCGTTTTGTAAACATTTGCCCTCTCACTTACAACCTCGACTGAAACAGATTCTTGTCATTTGTAGCCTCTTATAGATAGGAAACATCGATGTATATTTCTTTGAGAAGGAAAGTTGTACGACAATAAAATATTACGTCGATGTCTGGGCAATTatgttttacttttattatgACCTTGCTGAGCTACCCGAGACATCGTGGGTGAATGTCAATTAGATGATTTATAATTGAATCACCTCCTCTTGTGGAGCAGGGTACGCATAAATATGTGGGATGCGGCAGGTTTTCTGTTGTACATGTGAGACAACTATTCTGTAGCACTAAACTCTAGCGTCATTCTTTCCAATGCTATAATAATTGTGCTATATCAGAAGCCACATGCAGTCTTTgtctattttttcaaaatgataaCGTTGTCTTTGGCCCATGCACTCAAGATGGTTtcgaacaaaaaaacaaggaataaCCTTACCTGCTAAGTTTGTATATTTGTCctgaatgttttcaatttcctgtctattttgttttagtgtgtgtgtgtgtgtgtgtgtgtgtgtatgttttaAATATTCCTCATGAAGggtttttaattaaaaccttAGTGGTGCAGCTCAAAATGATGACATTGATTACTGCCGACTTCAGTTCAAATTTTGTGTCAACTACACTTTACTTCCTTTTTCAGTTCATGAACTGAATTGAATTCAATGAACTAgatcttcaattttttaatgttacaacgtatgttaaatgataaaattacaattaatctccaatatcgtaagggtttcctGTATTGGTGtcggaaagaaaaggaatggaaatattatattatttaagtcatttaatgtaagttataaaaagggcaggttgACTACTTCGTATTCCTTCTTGGTGTTCTTATCTTAGAGGTTGAGTTTGATCACGTTCTTCCCGTGAGTTTGGtcacgttttcttcgttgtgatcgtgaggttgacatggaactcgtgataagccatgttcttaaataagttaatttgttagtccaggaagagtaaatctccctggtaataggTCGCGTTCGACACCTTCGTCTTCCCAGAGGTAATTTAAGGGTAAACAGGTGATACGCCTCATGTTTCGCAACAAGAAGCAATTTGTGGGCGGTACTTGTAAGGCGCATACTCAGTGTGTGGGAACTATAATTCGTAgtcaagcgtgattcgctagttaagaTGGTACGATGACGACACAAGTAGATTGACGGCTTAGGAATGTCATCTgcagtgtcacctttataagcggagactctagttttccctGTCATATTGGAGTTAGTCACCGttgtaacaacttgagaagaaaataaattaaagaagagtcaaccaaaccaacaacgagtgttagagaatTTACTTCTAACACGTAGTTGCTCAATGGAATCGATTCCTGATGAGGTACTGACTTGGTTCTGGTGGGGTAAGTCGTGTCTGAACTCCCTTTATTTAAGCTGAAGGCAGTATTCTTGGGCACTTTAAATCCCTATATGCTGTATTTGCCTGAGTTCATGGAGCCCTCCCTCAAACCGTCAGACCTCTGCGACAGGCTTGTGGGTTTTCTACCATAGTATTACTTACTGATAATTTAACGTTCTCTTTTAACTCAGAAAGTAAGCGTAGAATGTTTCTTAATGCAGGCAAAAGCTTTCCGTTTTGGCTTCAGCTGCATCGAAGAGACAGTGACTGTGGTGCTTGAAACCACAATATTTACCTTGGCAAGGGTTCTTTCACTATTTGGTTATCTCATTGTCTGTTACAACGCAAACCCTTGGATGGCTTAGAATTCAACCCAGGCGAATTTTGTTGAGGCGTGTCTGTCTGTTTTAGATATTTCTTAGCGAGAAGGATTTTAACCAATAAACCCAGTGGTATAGCTAGAgataaaattgatatttaagagcgaatgtcagcatgcatcaaaaAAACAGCGATAAGTCACCCAAATTGGTTTTCcctcctacttttatattttgaaatgaCTTATGCCAATTAgcggtggcgacaagtaggcgcaccatgtacatttcatagtcgctatcaagtaaattttaccggagtttgagttcgtctcaagaaagaacaacacaaatacacaaggaaattttaacAGTAACTTTATGACCaacctttggtcttttaaaagcttgaagctcagtagaaACCCTTGAATGGCTTAGAATTCAACCCAGGCGAATTTTGTTGAGGCGTGTCTATCTGTTTTAGATATTTCTTAGCGAGAAGGATTTTTATCAATTAACCCAGTGGTATAGCTAGAgataaaattgatatttaagagctaatgtcagcatgcattaaacaaacagcggcaagtcacccaaattggttttccctcctacttttattttttgtaatgacttatgccaattaacggtggcgacaagtaggcgcaccatgtacatttcatagtcgctatcaagtaaattttaccggactttgagttcgtctcaagaaagaacaaaacaaatacacaaggaaatttttacagtaactttataaccatcctttggtgttttaaaagcttgaagctcagtagattgtgtcatatcggtcattgttaaaactgtctttgttttgatgtaatattcacggtgaaaatttgcatatttgagcggtcgaacgagaaaagtcatttctcgaaaactaaaatatattttcgcaaaaaaactacaccacaattattagaacatattgggctacaaaatatgaaagtaggagagaaaacgaattttgggcgacttgccacaatatttcaaatttgttcgatggatgctgacatcctctcttaataaCATCTCCATTTATTGACTTGCATGTTCCATTCCAGGTTGATTTAAACTGTACTCTAatacaatttgttttaattaattcaTTCTACCCTTAGGCTTTTGACTTCAGTGAATCAGCTCCTAAACTGTCATGCCACAATACGATTGGTTGATGGAAATGAACTCTGATGAGCTTTTTTCATTCTGAGGTCCGTTCATTTAATCTTCATACAAAATTTTTTACTATTTCTGAAGTCTAAGGTGAATTTCTGAGGTTTGTTCTTTATTGCGCTAACTAGGACTGAGTACACTAGACCCTCCAGCGAATTACGTCCCGCGCTAAAGGCTGCTAGGTTCTCTGCCACAAAATTAACGAGGGATAACTCTGGTAACAAAAGGAATGTCTCTCGGTAAAGAAGAAACACTGCCGATTTGGCACGAgttgcaagaaagaaaaacagtgacTGTGGTGTGTGAAACTGCTATATTTGCTTTGGTAATGGTTCTTTCTCTAGTTGGGAATCTCATGGTCTGCTATGCCGTACGAAGACAGCCAAGACTTCGTCGCCCAAACAACTACTTCATTATATCTTTGGCCTTGACTGATATTTCGCAAGCTTTGTTTACAATGCCGCTGTCAGTTGTCTTGTTGGCCACTGGAAAATGGCCTTTCGGAACTTTTCTGAGTCGTTTTGCAGCAATTTCCATGTTATCACTGACGTACATCTCGACGTTTACCATGGCATTGATGGCCTTAAACAGGTATTACAGGATAGTGAAGCCAGCGAAATACCAAACTCTTTTTACAAAGAAGTTCATAATTTCATCAGCTTCGGCGGTGTGGGCCGTAGTCATTGTTAATGCTGTTGTTTCTATATTTGCATTCGGTTTTCCCTCCTATGTGCACCCAGCTTTTGCAGTTCCTGTAATATGGTTTCCAATGCCAATATCACGACCGATCTTAGTATTTAACTCGTATTTGCCGTTTCCTGTTATCGTTTTCTGTTACTGGAAAATACACAGGGCCGTCAAGATGCACAATGCCAATGTTTCGTGGCAGAGTGCAAATGTAGAAGATGTACGAGTCAGCAAAATCCTATTTGTCACCGTTGTGGCCTTTCTCGGCCTGTGGTTGCCGGCTCAAACTCTGCTTGTTGTTTCCTTTCGTGTAACGATACCACGCCAGCTCGCACTTTTCGCGACTCTTCTGATTTTCTCATCCAGCTTCATAAATCCTTTCATATATGGTTTTATGAACAGCACGTTTAGGGATGAGTTCAAAAAATGCTTTGTCCTGTGGAAGAAGCAGTCAGTAGGTACAGAATATTGTCAGAGAGAAGCAGCTCCAGTTTAAAGTGCGCTTTAAAGATAGTTCCAGTTTTAAATCACGCCATAAAACTGATACCTcacttttgtaaaatatgagGAGCCTGTGACTCGCATAAGCCTCTCAGTTTCCTTACGagtttgttaaaagaaaaaattggcatCTAGCAAGAATCTTCATTATGGgtgatttttgacttatttgaacgtgaaaataaatggaaataatatattagcataAGCTATTCAGTGAACATtgtaataagccagttgatcatttcttattccttttggcggtcttatcttacaggtagAGTGTGGTCACCTTTTCCTTATtatgatcgtgaatttgacatggagacagaaAACGTAAACTGCGGTTTGCCGCTAGATATCAGTATATTTCCAATATGTTGCTGAAAGATGattaattactaagaaaatgaCTCTACCTCATAAAAATTGATCCCGTGCAGGAATTTCCTGGCAAATAACCCTCCTTTATACTTTTACCTCCTTAATACTCtcgtttttaggctaaatccatgtTGAGTTCCCGATCAgataaatagtttttaatttttaatttagcacgttcgacacctATTTTTCTCAGAGGTGAGTTAAAGTGCAAgcatgtagtacttttcatcttccgcactgaatttgtaatcagATAACTTATACGactagcacgtagctcttttaggggcggtaccttgggtacgccctttcttttCCGAATTTTGTGTATATTCTGCAGTTATGCAACAGCCTTGAAGgactattttctattttctataaATTTAAAGGCTTTCTTTTGGCTAGTAAGTTGATCAAAACGCGAATCAATTTTGTTGCTTAGAGATAACCCTTAACGTATAAAAATCAGATGATGACTAAGCCAATGTGGGACTATATGAATTATTACAAATCTATCGACACCATGatgtcttggaaaaaaattatatataagGCTGATGTAAGTagtaaactttttcaaatagGAATGTGGATGTATTTACTGTAATTGTCATTAACTGAGAacatgtattttaaatttttagagaTAGAGAACTCTCCCTACTAAGAAGTGACTCGCGCGTCCACATCTCGGTTTTATGAAACGATTCACCGCAACACACAAGTATATCTCGAGTTAATATCCTCTGCGAGCTCTTTTGTGAACCGAGTTATCGAAAACAGCTTACGCTTTCGTGCAAAATCgagaaaaaaacctaatttcGGGAAATAACTTTAAAGGCCACTGTATTCGACGAAAAAgtacacaaaaataaaagaacttgaTTAAAGCTATGACGTCTTTTGGAACAACAACACAAGAGGGGCCACTATTTTAACaactttttaattcaattttgtctCACCCAAGAATTGAAAAGagttttatatatttattttaactttgGAGCTGGTTTCATAATTTTGTCATGAATATTTATTAGTCATGATCGAGATCCGTCGCCATAGTCTTTTTAAAAGTACAGCATTGAAAAGCGAGGTAAAGGCGAGTTTGTTTCGCTTTGAAAAGGCAAAAGCAGCACCTGTACGTGTCGCAACTAATGAAGAACATTCGAATGAGGTCTGATTAGCTTTTATATTCATATTCTCGATAATCCGGGCCCTTTCGTCTAGTCTCAACGAGTctggataatcgaggttcgactgtacaaCTATAATATTATGCATAGTGAATTACTTTCTAAATATGAACTTGACTTTTACTTAAGAGTTTCATGTAATAAGAGATAGAAGCATTTAGTTTTTTATAAGAATTCAATTGATAGAACTTGGAAATGAAATAAGTTTATACAATAGATGAAAGTTCATTAAGGACAGCAAGAaagtagttttgaatttttttcaaaattttttttaatgttctctTGTTTATTATATCTGGTCTCAATACTGAATCTTTCCTGTCTATTTTGTAGAGTCGTTTTGTAAACATTTGCCCTCTCACTTACAACCTCGACTAAAACAGATTCTTGTCATTTGTAGCCTCTTATAGATAGGAAACATCGATGTACATTTCTTTGAGATGGAAAGTAGTACGACAATAAAATATTACGTCGATGTCTGGGCAATTATGCTTTACTTTTATTATGACCTTGCTGAGCTACCCAAGACATCGTGAGTGAATGTCAATCAGACAATTTATGATTGAATCCCcttctcttgtggaacagggtACGCATAAATATGTGGGATGCGGCAGGTTTTCTGTTGTACACATGAGACAACTATTCTGCAGCACTAACCTCTGGTGTCATTCTTTCCAATGCTATAATAATTGTGCTACATCAGAAGCCACATGCAGTCTTTGTCTGTCAGTCTTTCAAAATGATAACGTTGTCTATGGTCCATGCACTCCAGATGGTTtcgaacaaaaaaacaaggaataaCCTTACCTGCCAAGTTTGTATATTTGTCttaaatgatttcaatttcctgtctattttgttttagtgtgtgtgtgtgtgtatgttttaAATATTCCTTATGAAGggtttttaattaaaaccttAGCGGTGCAGCTCAAAATGATGACATTGATTACTGCCGACTTCAGTTCAAATTTTGTGTCAACTACACTTTACTTCCTTTTTCAGTTCATGAACTGAATTGAATTCAATAAACCAgatcttcaattttttaatgttacgAGGTAGTTGCTCAATGGAATCGATTCCTGATGAGGTACTGACTTGGTTCTGGTGGGGTAAGTCGTGTCTGAACTCCCTTTATTTAAGCTGAAGGCAGTATTCCTGGGCACTTTAAATCCCTATATGCTGTATTTGCCTGAGTTCATCGAGCCCTCCCTCAAACCGTCAGACCTCTACGACAGGCTTGTGGGTTTTCTACCATAGTATTACTTACTGATAATTTAACGTTCTCTTTTAACTCAGAAAGTAAGTGTAGAATGTTTCTTAATGCAGGCAAAAGCTTTCCATTTTGGCTTCAGCTGCATCGAAGAGACAGTGACTGTGGTGCTTGAAACCACAATATTTACCTTGGCAAGGGTTCTTTCACTATTTGGTTATCTCATTGTCTGTTACGCCGCAAGCAGAAACCCTTGAATGGCTTAGAATTCAACCCAAGCGAATTTTGTTGAGGCGTGTCTGTCTGTTTTAGATATTTCTTCGCGAGAAGGATTTTAATCAATAAACCCAGTGGCATAGCTAGagataaaattaatatttaataacATCTCCATTTATTGACTTACATGTTCCATTCCAGGTTGATTTAAACTGCACTCTAATACAatctcttttttattaattcattcTACCTTTAGAATTTCAATGAATCAGCTCCTAAACTGTCATGCCACAATACGATGGAAATGAACTCTGATgacctttttttcattctgagGACCGTTCATTTAATCTGTACGcaaaatttgttattatttctgggcccagttgttcgaaggttgaTTAGTGCTAAACCAAGGTTGAATTTTAATCTGGATCGAAGTCCAGGGTGAATTTCTGAGGTTTACTCTTTTTTACGCTACCAGGACTGAGTACACTAAGCCCTCCAGCGAATTACGTCCCGTGCTAAAGGCTGCTAGGTTCTCTGCCACAAAAGTAACGAGGGATAACTCTGGTAACAATAGAAATGTCTCTCGGTAAAGAAGATGCACTTCCGATTTGGCACGAgttgcaagaaagaaaaacagtgacTGTGGTGTGTGAAACTGCTATATTTGCTTTGGTAATGGTTCTTTCTCTAGTTGGGAATCTCATGGTCTGCTATGCTGTACGAAGACAGCCAAGACTTCGTCGCCCAAACAACTACTTCATTATATCTTTGGCCTTGACTGATATTTCGCAAGCTTTGTTTACAATGCCGCTGTCAGTTGTCTTGTTGGCCACTGGAAAATGGCCTTTCGGAACTTTTCTGAGTCGTTTTGCAGCAATTTCCATG
It encodes the following:
- the LOC131793224 gene encoding neuropeptide FF receptor 2-like — translated: MSLGKEETLPIWHELQERKTVTVVCETAIFALVMVLSLVGNLMVCYAVRRQPRLRRPNNYFIISLALTDISQALFTMPLSVVLLATGKWPFGTFLSRFAAISMLSLTYISTFTMALMALNRYYRIVKPAKYQTLFTKKFIISSASAVWAVVIVNAVVSIFAFGFPSYVHPAFAVPVIWFPMPISRPILVFNSYLPFPVIVFCYWKIHRAVKMHNANVSWQSANVEDVRVSKILFVTVVAFLGLWLPAQTLLVVSFRVTIPRQLALFATLLIFSSSFINPFIYGFMNSTFRDEFKKCFVLWKKQSVGTEYCQREAAPV